The Triticum aestivum cultivar Chinese Spring chromosome 3A, IWGSC CS RefSeq v2.1, whole genome shotgun sequence genome includes a region encoding these proteins:
- the LOC123058309 gene encoding uncharacterized protein isoform X1 gives MAARSSAPQSSPPTGILEHHQPTTQSMAASPRSPLLAADANPVNPFLLSFSSSSDLRWILPPSTPSIGVTDLHSIAAPIFFSLRLLHIASAHRRDAPNPSAFPNPCWLTFSQRPPRPSRGRLLPRIRLARCTPSHPSCCCVKICRPEYAREQREIRSMSITWTALTRRHGLLRCHPHRDVSTGLPDPSTGTAACSPLLLNSDGRAGSHPSRRPTPCWLLASTHMLANGWCMCFSVCMLIHD, from the exons ATGGCCGCACGCTCCTCCGCGCCCCAATCGTCACCGCCGACGGGGATCCTCGAGCACCATCAACCTACCACGCAGTCCATGGCCGCCTCCCCACGCAGTCCCCTTCTTGCTGCCGACGCGAATCCGGTCAACCCCTTCCTCCTCTCCTTCTCTTCCTCCAGTGATCTCCGCTGGATCCTGCCGCCGTCAACACCAAGCATCGGAGTCACGGACCTGCACTCCATCGCCGCGCCTATCTTCTTCTCACTGCGGCTGCTCCACATCGCATCCGCCCACCGTCGTGACGCCCCCAACCCTTCTGCTTTCCCCAACCCCTGCTGGTTGACCTTCTCGCAAAGGCCACCTCGACCTTCTCGAGGAAGGTTACTTCCGAGGATCCGGCTCGCGAGGTGCACACCATCTCATCCTAGTTGTTGTTGTGTGAAGATCTGCCGGCCTGAATACGCAAGAG AACAGAGGGAAATACGGAGCATGAGTATAACATGGACTGCTCTCACGCGCCGCCATGGACTGCTCCGCTGCCATCCCCATCGTGATGTGTCCACGGGGCTCCCTGACCCATCGACGGGGACAGCTGCATGTAGCCCCCTGCTCCTCAACTCTGATGGCCGCGCAGGCAGCCATCCCTCCAGGAGGCCGACACCATGCTGGCTACTTGCTTCCACTCACATGCTTGCGAATGGATGGTGCATGTGCTTCTCTGTGTGTATGCTCATCCATGATTAA
- the LOC123058309 gene encoding uncharacterized protein isoform X2 gives MAARSSAPQSSPPTGILEHHQPTTQSMAASPRSPLLAADANPVNPFLLSFSSSSDLRWILPPSTPSIGVTDLHSIAAPIFFSLRLLHIASAHRRDAPNPSAFPNPCWLTFSQRPPRPSRGRLLPRIRLARCTPSHPSCCCVKICRPEYARARTEGNTEHEYNMDCSHAPPWTAPLPSPS, from the exons ATGGCCGCACGCTCCTCCGCGCCCCAATCGTCACCGCCGACGGGGATCCTCGAGCACCATCAACCTACCACGCAGTCCATGGCCGCCTCCCCACGCAGTCCCCTTCTTGCTGCCGACGCGAATCCGGTCAACCCCTTCCTCCTCTCCTTCTCTTCCTCCAGTGATCTCCGCTGGATCCTGCCGCCGTCAACACCAAGCATCGGAGTCACGGACCTGCACTCCATCGCCGCGCCTATCTTCTTCTCACTGCGGCTGCTCCACATCGCATCCGCCCACCGTCGTGACGCCCCCAACCCTTCTGCTTTCCCCAACCCCTGCTGGTTGACCTTCTCGCAAAGGCCACCTCGACCTTCTCGAGGAAGGTTACTTCCGAGGATCCGGCTCGCGAGGTGCACACCATCTCATCCTAGTTGTTGTTGTGTGAAGATCTGCCGGCCTGAATACGCAAGAG CAAGAACAGAGGGAAATACGGAGCATGAGTATAACATGGACTGCTCTCACGCGCCGCCATGGACTGCTCCGCTGCCATCCCCATCGTGA
- the LOC123058309 gene encoding uncharacterized protein isoform X3 — protein sequence MAARSSAPQSSPPTGILEHHQPTTQSMAASPRSPLLAADANPVNPFLLSFSSSSDLRWILPPSTPSIGVTDLHSIAAPIFFSLRLLHIASAHRRDAPNPSAFPNPCWLTFSQRPPRPSRGRLLPRIRLARCTPSHPSCCCVKICRPEYAREGNTEHEYNMDCSHAPPWTAPLPSPS from the exons ATGGCCGCACGCTCCTCCGCGCCCCAATCGTCACCGCCGACGGGGATCCTCGAGCACCATCAACCTACCACGCAGTCCATGGCCGCCTCCCCACGCAGTCCCCTTCTTGCTGCCGACGCGAATCCGGTCAACCCCTTCCTCCTCTCCTTCTCTTCCTCCAGTGATCTCCGCTGGATCCTGCCGCCGTCAACACCAAGCATCGGAGTCACGGACCTGCACTCCATCGCCGCGCCTATCTTCTTCTCACTGCGGCTGCTCCACATCGCATCCGCCCACCGTCGTGACGCCCCCAACCCTTCTGCTTTCCCCAACCCCTGCTGGTTGACCTTCTCGCAAAGGCCACCTCGACCTTCTCGAGGAAGGTTACTTCCGAGGATCCGGCTCGCGAGGTGCACACCATCTCATCCTAGTTGTTGTTGTGTGAAGATCTGCCGGCCTGAATACGCAAGAG AGGGAAATACGGAGCATGAGTATAACATGGACTGCTCTCACGCGCCGCCATGGACTGCTCCGCTGCCATCCCCATCGTGA